A window of the Nitrosococcus wardiae genome harbors these coding sequences:
- a CDS encoding Hsp70 family protein: MSHYLVGIDLGTTHTVVAYGEKNDQGQVPLIQLFEIEQLVALGEVAARPALPSVRYHPAPGELNEADIQLPWPRADVVDIPQAVVGSLAQDLGTQVPGRFVASAKSWLSHHGVDRTAPILPWGAVPEVPKISPLNASASYLAHIRAAWNWRFPKAPLEQQEVVLTVPASFDEAARALTVQAANAAGLNHIRLLEEPQAAFYDWLFRHQDELDPALQDIRLALVCDVGGGTTDLTLIRIAPDQAEPELTRVGVGDHLMLGGDNMDLGLAHVAEGRLAASGTPLGTARLSQLTQQCRVAKERLLTPQAPEAVTVTLLGAGTQLIGGARSTELTRDEVNRMVLDGFFPRVGPEERPQRVRGGIVEFGLPYVADPAITRHVAAFLAQHAQVSREALGDRAPSNETLPIPDAVLLNGGVFRSQLLAERLLEVLAQWRQAPLKVLHNENPEVAVARGAVAYGLARSGTAPRIGGGSARSYFLMLEEEKETHRGVCVLPRGTEEGREIQLKERTFSLRLGQPVRFHLVSSTADTTYQPGELAAIQIPHFTSLPPIATVIKPTSQTSVPEIPVQLATILTEVGTLEMHCVSVEKGGGRWKLEFQLRAETAEPQPTPEPLTSLHPRFGEAAQQLDRIYGSRSQAVSPKETKRLRSDLEKRLGPRDHWDTALLRELFGLLWERARRRRRSADHERVWFNLTGYCLRPGFGYPLDDWRVQQVWTLFEQGIQFVPVTQVWAEWWTLWRRIAGGLEEAAQTHIFEDIAFYLQPPGKQQGKRPAGPKKQGYDDMVRLAGSLERLSVSHKIEVGEWLLERLRKPSENPHSWWAVGRIGARVPFYGSAHNVVPKEVVAQWLQQLLEVDWKAVTPAPFAAALMARRSGDRERDLELKLRTRIIEQLIGVKAPPAWAGMVREVVELDEADERRVFGDSLPPALKLID, encoded by the coding sequence GTGTCCCATTATTTGGTTGGTATTGATTTAGGTACTACCCATACCGTCGTCGCCTATGGGGAAAAGAACGATCAGGGGCAGGTGCCCCTCATTCAGCTATTTGAAATCGAGCAATTGGTGGCTTTGGGGGAGGTCGCCGCTCGGCCGGCGCTGCCGTCGGTACGTTATCACCCGGCCCCAGGGGAATTGAATGAGGCAGATATCCAGCTCCCCTGGCCTCGAGCTGATGTGGTCGACATCCCCCAAGCAGTAGTGGGAAGTTTGGCCCAGGATCTGGGTACCCAAGTCCCGGGCCGGTTCGTGGCCAGCGCTAAAAGCTGGCTTTCCCATCACGGCGTGGACCGCACTGCGCCCATTCTGCCTTGGGGAGCGGTGCCCGAGGTGCCCAAGATCTCCCCCCTCAATGCCAGCGCCAGCTACCTGGCCCATATACGAGCGGCCTGGAATTGGCGTTTCCCCAAAGCGCCCCTGGAACAGCAGGAAGTGGTGCTCACTGTACCGGCTTCCTTTGATGAGGCGGCCCGAGCCCTTACTGTCCAGGCGGCTAACGCCGCCGGCCTCAACCACATCCGCTTGCTGGAAGAACCTCAAGCGGCTTTCTATGACTGGCTTTTTCGGCACCAAGATGAGCTTGACCCCGCACTCCAGGATATCCGTTTAGCATTGGTCTGCGACGTGGGTGGGGGAACCACGGACCTGACCTTGATCCGGATAGCGCCGGACCAAGCAGAACCAGAACTGACGCGGGTAGGCGTCGGCGACCATCTCATGCTGGGGGGGGATAATATGGATTTGGGGTTAGCCCACGTGGCGGAAGGACGCCTCGCGGCCTCCGGGACTCCGCTCGGGACTGCCCGCCTGTCCCAACTAACTCAGCAATGCCGCGTCGCCAAGGAACGCTTGCTAACCCCCCAGGCCCCCGAGGCGGTAACCGTGACCCTCCTTGGGGCAGGCACCCAATTGATTGGCGGTGCCCGCTCCACCGAGCTCACCCGGGATGAAGTCAACCGCATGGTCCTCGACGGCTTTTTTCCCCGGGTAGGGCCCGAGGAGCGGCCCCAGCGGGTACGCGGCGGTATTGTCGAATTTGGACTACCTTATGTGGCCGATCCGGCCATTACCCGCCATGTGGCAGCGTTTTTAGCCCAGCATGCCCAAGTCTCTCGGGAAGCCCTGGGCGACCGTGCCCCTTCCAATGAGACCCTGCCCATCCCCGATGCCGTGCTTCTTAATGGCGGGGTATTCCGTAGCCAACTGCTGGCCGAACGGCTGCTTGAGGTGTTAGCTCAATGGCGCCAGGCGCCCCTGAAAGTGCTCCACAACGAAAATCCTGAGGTGGCAGTCGCGCGAGGTGCTGTCGCCTATGGCTTAGCCCGTTCAGGGACTGCGCCCCGGATTGGCGGTGGCTCGGCACGCAGCTATTTTTTGATGCTAGAAGAGGAAAAAGAGACCCACCGCGGCGTTTGCGTGCTCCCCCGAGGAACCGAAGAAGGGCGGGAGATCCAACTCAAAGAACGCACCTTCTCCCTGCGCCTCGGTCAACCGGTCCGCTTTCATCTGGTTTCTTCCACTGCCGATACGACTTACCAACCTGGAGAGTTGGCAGCCATCCAAATTCCCCACTTTACCTCTCTTCCCCCTATCGCCACGGTGATTAAGCCCACCTCCCAAACCTCAGTACCGGAAATTCCAGTACAACTGGCCACCATCCTCACTGAGGTGGGAACCCTGGAAATGCACTGTGTCAGCGTTGAGAAAGGGGGGGGACGCTGGAAATTAGAGTTCCAACTGCGCGCCGAAACGGCGGAACCCCAGCCAACCCCTGAGCCTCTCACCTCACTCCATCCTCGATTTGGCGAAGCCGCTCAACAGCTTGACCGCATTTACGGGAGCCGTTCCCAAGCCGTATCCCCCAAGGAAACTAAACGGCTGCGCAGCGACTTGGAGAAGCGCCTAGGACCTCGTGACCACTGGGATACCGCCTTGTTGCGGGAATTATTCGGTCTCCTTTGGGAGCGGGCGCGGCGGCGACGGCGCTCAGCAGACCATGAACGGGTATGGTTCAACCTCACCGGCTATTGTTTGCGGCCGGGTTTCGGCTATCCTCTTGATGATTGGCGAGTCCAACAAGTATGGACTCTCTTTGAGCAAGGCATTCAATTTGTGCCTGTCACCCAAGTCTGGGCCGAATGGTGGACCCTCTGGCGGCGCATCGCCGGCGGTTTAGAGGAAGCCGCTCAAACGCATATTTTTGAGGACATCGCTTTCTATCTGCAGCCACCCGGCAAGCAACAAGGAAAGCGACCTGCCGGGCCCAAGAAGCAAGGCTATGACGATATGGTCCGTCTCGCCGGTTCTTTAGAACGCCTTTCCGTATCCCACAAGATAGAAGTCGGTGAATGGCTGCTAGAGCGGTTGCGCAAGCCTAGCGAAAATCCCCACTCCTGGTGGGCCGTAGGCCGTATTGGGGCACGGGTACCCTTTTATGGCAGCGCCCATAACGTGGTTCCCAAGGAAGTGGTTGCACAGTGGTTGCAGCAGCTCTTGGAGGTCGATTGGAAAGCGGTTACCCCGGCACCTTTTGCCGCGGCCTTAATGGCTCGCAGGAGCGGGGACCGGGAAAGGGACCTGGAGCTAAAACTTCGGACCCGGATCATTGAGCAGCTCATAGGGGTAAAGGCTCCCCCCGCTTGGGCAGGGATGGTTCGAGAAGTGGTAGAACTGGATGAGGCTGATGAACGCCGAGTTTTTGGGGATTCCCTGCCGCCAGCGCTGAAACTTATCGACTAA
- a CDS encoding Hsp70 family protein: MTTPRYAIGIDLGTTHCALSYVDLHTSEGEQINQQVMLLPQLRGPGEIEEHVLLPSFLYLPHPDEMAPGDLTLPWTDQQPFVIGELARELGAQTPIRLVSSAKSWLCHPGVDRRAALLPLDAPAEVPRVSPLEASTRYLEHVRDAWNFAYPEFPLQQQEVTVTIPASFDPAARELTLEAAEAAGYQQPTLLEEPQAALYSWIQSSAGGWRSQVQMGDIILVVDVGGGTADLSLVAVIEREGWLEPHRIAVGDHILLGGDNMDLALAHLIARKLAAQGTQLDPWQLRALTHGCRVGKEILLHQADQETVPIVVPSRGSNLIGGSIRTELTRSEVTETLLEGFFPQVEASHRPASRARAALTQLGLPYAQDAAITRHLAAFLGRQTQAISDLEGFAKALPEGATFLHPTAVLFNGGVFKSSLLVERTMGTLNAWLAAEGAPPARLLEGSDLDLSVARGAAYYGYVRHGGGVRIRGGTACAYYVGVESAMPAVPGLEPPIQALCVAPFGMEEGTEGDLPPHEFGLVVGEPVRFRFFSSSVRRHDTVGVVLEQWSPEELQELGDIEATLPADGRPPGEIVPVRLRSAYTETGILRLEALTREGDERWKVEFDARGEKD; this comes from the coding sequence ATGACCACGCCCCGCTACGCCATTGGTATTGACCTGGGAACCACCCATTGCGCCTTATCCTATGTGGATCTCCACACCAGTGAGGGGGAACAGATCAACCAACAAGTAATGTTATTACCACAACTCAGGGGACCGGGAGAAATCGAGGAGCACGTGCTACTCCCCTCTTTTCTTTATTTACCTCATCCCGATGAAATGGCACCCGGGGATTTGACCTTACCCTGGACTGATCAACAACCCTTTGTGATAGGAGAGCTAGCTCGAGAATTAGGGGCACAAACCCCGATTCGCTTAGTCTCCAGTGCCAAAAGTTGGCTCTGCCATCCAGGGGTCGATCGCCGTGCCGCTCTTTTGCCACTAGATGCCCCGGCTGAAGTCCCCCGGGTCTCTCCTCTTGAAGCCTCAACCCGTTACCTGGAACATGTCCGGGATGCCTGGAATTTTGCTTATCCTGAATTCCCCCTTCAGCAGCAGGAGGTCACTGTCACCATTCCTGCTTCCTTCGACCCGGCAGCCCGGGAACTCACCTTAGAGGCAGCGGAAGCGGCCGGTTACCAGCAACCCACCTTACTTGAAGAGCCCCAAGCCGCCCTCTATAGCTGGATTCAAAGCAGTGCCGGCGGTTGGCGTAGTCAAGTCCAGATGGGAGACATCATTTTAGTAGTGGATGTGGGAGGAGGCACTGCCGACCTCTCCCTAGTGGCCGTCATCGAGCGGGAAGGATGGTTGGAACCCCACCGCATCGCCGTGGGCGATCACATTCTGCTGGGGGGAGACAATATGGATTTGGCCCTCGCCCATCTCATTGCCAGAAAGCTTGCTGCTCAGGGCACTCAGCTAGACCCCTGGCAATTACGGGCACTCACCCATGGCTGCCGGGTCGGCAAAGAAATTCTCCTCCACCAGGCGGATCAAGAGACCGTCCCCATCGTAGTTCCAAGCCGAGGTTCCAATCTGATCGGGGGCTCAATCCGCACTGAATTGACCCGCTCCGAGGTGACAGAAACCCTCTTAGAAGGCTTTTTTCCCCAAGTGGAAGCCTCTCACCGTCCCGCCAGCCGAGCGCGCGCCGCCTTGACTCAATTGGGATTACCCTATGCCCAGGATGCGGCCATTACCCGTCATCTAGCTGCCTTTCTCGGCCGCCAGACCCAAGCCATCAGTGACCTGGAGGGTTTTGCCAAAGCTCTTCCGGAAGGCGCCACCTTTCTTCATCCCACCGCCGTGTTGTTCAATGGCGGCGTCTTCAAGTCTTCCTTATTGGTAGAACGCACCATGGGGACCCTGAACGCCTGGCTGGCCGCTGAAGGCGCTCCCCCGGCCCGCTTGCTAGAGGGCTCTGATCTGGATCTCTCTGTGGCCCGTGGAGCCGCTTATTACGGTTATGTCCGCCATGGCGGTGGCGTCCGTATCCGGGGAGGAACCGCTTGCGCCTACTATGTGGGGGTAGAGTCCGCCATGCCTGCGGTGCCCGGTTTAGAACCTCCTATTCAGGCCTTGTGCGTGGCCCCCTTTGGCATGGAAGAGGGCACGGAAGGGGATTTGCCGCCCCATGAGTTTGGTTTAGTGGTCGGTGAACCGGTTCGATTTCGCTTCTTCAGCTCTTCAGTACGGCGCCATGATACGGTAGGGGTGGTACTGGAACAATGGTCACCGGAGGAACTCCAAGAACTGGGGGATATCGAAGCGACACTACCGGCAGACGGACGCCCACCGGGTGAAATTGTGCCCGTCCGCCTCCGCTCTGCCTATACAGAAACCGGCATTTTAAGATTGGAAGCGTTGACTCGTGAAGGTGACGAACGTTGGAAAGTAGAATTTGATGCCCGTGGTGAAAAGGACTAG
- a CDS encoding DUF2760 domain-containing protein: MTESKPSFFSRLFLAFSTFWSILLNKEFAAAMLRFRHGEISPSAEPIEIPPEPPALKEASPDAALQLLGLLQREGRFIDFLEEEMDRYSDAEIGAAARIVHRGCRKVLHEHFSIVPVRTETEGTRITLNRGFDASTIRLTGNVVGEPPFNGRLTHPGWQAQDIRLPKIAADHKVEVLAPAEVEL, from the coding sequence ATGACAGAGTCAAAGCCCTCATTTTTTAGCCGGCTATTCCTTGCTTTTAGTACTTTCTGGAGCATCCTGCTAAACAAGGAATTCGCCGCCGCCATGCTCCGCTTTCGCCATGGCGAAATTTCCCCCTCGGCCGAGCCCATCGAGATTCCCCCTGAGCCGCCAGCGTTGAAAGAAGCCAGCCCAGATGCCGCCCTCCAGCTTCTAGGGTTACTGCAAAGGGAAGGTCGATTCATTGATTTTCTTGAAGAAGAGATGGACCGCTATTCCGATGCCGAAATAGGTGCAGCTGCACGTATCGTTCATAGAGGCTGTCGCAAAGTACTCCATGAGCACTTTAGCATTGTTCCAGTACGCACTGAAACTGAGGGAACGCGGATTACCCTAAATCGAGGATTTGATGCCTCCACCATCCGGCTCACTGGCAATGTGGTGGGAGAACCTCCCTTCAATGGGCGATTGACTCATCCCGGGTGGCAAGCACAGGATATCAGACTACCCAAGATCGCTGCTGACCATAAGGTTGAAGTGTTGGCACCCGCAGAGGTAGAACTATGA
- a CDS encoding NAD(P)/FAD-dependent oxidoreductase translates to MKTFDVIVIGAGPGGSAAAHALTALGLKVALVEKKTFPREKLCGGLLSARARREFAQIFGENKWQTIVERTARGASFYYQDHYLNGVHDYQPFFFTSRTHFDAYLATLAKEAGTHLMEGTSMIALADDGKTVRLHNGKLLKADFIVGADGVRSRVAEAILLHTAAKKNLALGLEIEVPLEQATRVVTDPEIYLGVVKWGYGWIFPKKETQTVGVGGLLSKNPDLKSAFGAFLRQHYDPLPHIRCKGYHLPFGSYKRKPGRGNILLVGDAAGLVEPVTGEGIAFAMQSGRLAARAIAAAANSGQPETALQHYLLEYRQIVSLFSQARMMRYLVFPEPMQRLFVSLIPHSKSMVRKYLDLLAGEIDYKDYIRLMIKKLGKRVISSR, encoded by the coding sequence GTGAAGACATTTGATGTAATCGTAATAGGCGCCGGGCCTGGAGGTTCTGCCGCCGCCCATGCGCTTACCGCCTTGGGTCTCAAAGTGGCCTTAGTCGAGAAAAAGACTTTTCCCCGTGAAAAGCTCTGTGGCGGCCTGTTAAGTGCCCGTGCTCGAAGGGAGTTTGCCCAGATATTCGGAGAGAACAAATGGCAGACCATCGTGGAAAGGACCGCCCGGGGAGCCAGTTTTTATTACCAGGACCATTATCTCAATGGGGTCCATGACTATCAGCCTTTTTTTTTCACTTCCCGCACCCATTTTGATGCCTACCTGGCGACATTAGCCAAGGAGGCAGGGACTCATCTTATGGAAGGGACTTCCATGATCGCGTTGGCAGACGATGGCAAGACGGTTCGTCTTCACAATGGAAAGCTGCTTAAGGCGGATTTTATCGTGGGTGCGGACGGAGTTCGCAGCCGTGTCGCTGAAGCTATCTTACTGCACACCGCTGCTAAAAAGAACCTTGCCTTGGGGTTAGAAATTGAAGTACCCCTCGAGCAAGCCACCAGGGTGGTTACGGATCCCGAAATTTACCTCGGTGTAGTGAAGTGGGGTTACGGCTGGATATTTCCTAAAAAAGAAACTCAGACGGTGGGTGTTGGGGGATTGTTGAGTAAGAACCCCGATCTAAAAAGCGCCTTCGGTGCGTTTCTTCGCCAGCACTATGATCCTCTCCCCCATATCCGCTGTAAGGGATATCATCTTCCCTTTGGGAGCTATAAACGAAAGCCAGGACGGGGCAATATCCTTTTGGTAGGAGATGCCGCCGGCCTGGTCGAGCCGGTGACGGGGGAAGGAATTGCTTTTGCGATGCAAAGTGGTCGATTAGCTGCTAGGGCCATTGCCGCAGCGGCTAATTCCGGTCAGCCTGAAACTGCCTTGCAACATTATCTTTTAGAGTATCGGCAAATAGTTAGCTTGTTTTCCCAAGCGAGAATGATGCGGTACTTAGTTTTTCCCGAGCCGATGCAGCGATTATTTGTGAGCTTGATTCCCCATAGCAAGAGTATGGTAAGAAAATATCTCGATCTCTTAGCGGGTGAAATCGACTATAAAGATTATATACGCCTAATGATAAAAAAACTTGGAAAACGGGTCATATCCTCTCGTTAA
- a CDS encoding transaldolase family protein, producing the protein MSNTLVLFEHGQSLWLDYAGRDLLVNDSLKQLVTAGVRGATHNSAQWGDTINNTHHYDDTLRDLVQADHEIDEAKLYQWLLIQDTQIAADILHPVYDSSQGEDGFVSIDVSPQFAYDTQGTLEAARHLWKEINRPNLMIGVPGTQEGFPAIERLLAEGINVNVTLLCSVSGYEAAAAAYAQGVAMNSNPERVASVVSFLISAVDSKIEWQLERRGTPEALSLQGKIALANARLTYQGFQRFIKSDFFLEQQQRGARVQRLLWPNPRMELPGYSDLGYVEDLIGRDTVVSMSPEMLDAFEHHGAIRMTLDDPFGEAERDFKDLEAMGVGFERLMEELQKERIEANLYAYEQLLLVLKDKCQAVMKGYAAP; encoded by the coding sequence ATGTCTAATACCTTGGTGCTTTTTGAGCATGGTCAGTCGCTATGGTTAGACTATGCAGGCCGGGACTTGCTAGTCAATGATAGCTTAAAGCAGCTAGTTACCGCAGGGGTGAGGGGAGCTACCCACAATTCGGCCCAGTGGGGTGACACTATCAATAATACCCATCATTACGATGACACCCTCCGTGATTTAGTGCAAGCGGACCATGAGATTGATGAGGCCAAGCTTTACCAGTGGCTGCTCATTCAGGATACCCAAATAGCGGCAGATATTCTGCATCCTGTTTATGACAGCAGCCAGGGGGAAGACGGCTTTGTGAGTATCGACGTCTCACCACAGTTTGCTTACGATACTCAAGGAACCCTTGAAGCAGCTCGCCATCTGTGGAAAGAGATTAATCGTCCTAACCTTATGATTGGCGTGCCGGGTACCCAGGAAGGGTTTCCTGCCATTGAGCGTTTACTGGCAGAAGGCATTAACGTCAATGTGACCTTGCTGTGTTCAGTGTCTGGTTATGAAGCGGCGGCGGCAGCTTATGCCCAGGGCGTTGCCATGAACTCAAACCCTGAAAGAGTAGCTTCCGTAGTCTCTTTCCTGATCAGTGCAGTGGATAGTAAGATAGAGTGGCAGTTGGAAAGAAGGGGAACTCCTGAAGCTCTTAGTCTCCAGGGTAAAATCGCCCTCGCCAATGCCCGGTTGACCTATCAGGGCTTTCAGCGATTCATTAAATCCGACTTTTTTCTTGAGCAACAACAGCGCGGCGCCCGGGTGCAGCGATTGCTTTGGCCGAATCCCCGCATGGAGCTGCCTGGCTATTCTGATTTGGGCTATGTAGAGGACTTAATTGGGCGGGATACCGTAGTGAGTATGAGTCCGGAAATGTTGGACGCCTTTGAGCACCATGGCGCGATCCGAATGACCTTGGATGACCCCTTTGGAGAGGCTGAGCGAGATTTTAAAGATTTGGAAGCGATGGGAGTGGGATTTGAGAGGTTGATGGAGGAATTACAAAAAGAAAGAATAGAAGCCAATCTTTATGCTTATGAGCAGTTGCTGCTGGTTTTAAAGGACAAGTGCCAGGCCGTTATGAAAGGGTATGCAGCCCCGTAG
- a CDS encoding ribose-phosphate diphosphokinase, with the protein MSHSDLCLFALSGSNSFGQKVSERLGVALSEHEERNFEDGEHKTRPLVSVREKDVFVIQSFYSDPQQSVNDKLCRLLFFIGALKDASAKRVTAVIPYLCYARKDRKTKSRDPVTTRYVANLLEAVQTDRVVTIDVHNLAAFQNAFNCRTDHLEAKKLFTGYFSSLSALSEENKVVVISPDVGGVKRAEQFRETLSKALGKEVTTAFMEKQRSGGVVSGGAMVGEVKDRVAIIIDDLVSTGTTLARAAKACQEQGANKIYAAATHGLFVGQANQVLAEPALEKMIITNTIPPFRLNEEIIREKLQVVDSAGLFADAIQCLHSGGSIVELLDT; encoded by the coding sequence ATGAGCCATAGTGATTTGTGTCTATTTGCCCTGAGCGGGAGTAATTCTTTTGGCCAAAAGGTGAGTGAAAGGCTGGGTGTAGCCTTATCTGAGCATGAAGAAAGGAATTTTGAAGACGGCGAGCATAAAACTCGTCCTTTGGTCAGCGTAAGGGAGAAAGATGTCTTTGTCATTCAGTCCTTTTATAGTGATCCTCAGCAGAGCGTTAATGATAAACTATGCCGTTTGCTGTTTTTCATAGGGGCCTTGAAAGATGCTTCGGCCAAACGGGTGACGGCTGTAATTCCCTATCTATGTTATGCTCGCAAGGATCGAAAAACCAAATCCCGCGATCCGGTGACAACCCGTTATGTGGCTAATTTATTAGAAGCGGTCCAGACGGACCGGGTGGTGACTATCGATGTCCACAACCTGGCTGCTTTCCAGAATGCCTTTAATTGTCGGACTGACCATTTGGAAGCAAAAAAACTGTTCACAGGCTATTTTTCGTCTTTGTCGGCTCTATCAGAAGAGAATAAGGTGGTCGTGATTTCACCGGATGTGGGGGGAGTAAAGCGGGCGGAGCAGTTCCGAGAGACTTTGAGTAAGGCGCTGGGAAAAGAAGTCACCACGGCTTTTATGGAGAAGCAACGTAGCGGCGGTGTGGTTAGTGGCGGAGCTATGGTTGGTGAGGTTAAGGATCGAGTTGCTATCATTATCGATGATTTGGTAAGTACCGGTACCACCTTGGCTCGGGCTGCCAAGGCTTGCCAGGAGCAGGGAGCAAACAAAATTTATGCTGCAGCCACTCACGGTTTGTTTGTGGGGCAGGCTAATCAAGTCCTCGCAGAGCCTGCTTTGGAAAAGATGATCATTACGAACACCATTCCCCCTTTTAGGTTGAATGAAGAGATCATTAGGGAGAAATTGCAGGTTGTGGATTCGGCAGGGCTATTCGCAGATGCCATTCAATGTCTTCACTCAGGGGGATCTATCGTTGAATTGTTAGACACTTAA
- the msrB gene encoding peptide-methionine (R)-S-oxide reductase MsrB, whose product MKKIHILLLAMTLLVSKSILAEDNEKKGFDAKTFIKPNPQEISTRLTPRQYEVTQEDGTEPPFNNAYWDNKEPGIYVDIISGEPLFSSTDKYSSGTGWPSFTKPLNKKYIITEEDWSFFIKRTEVRSKYADSHLGHVFNDGPPPTGLRYCINSAALRFIPVEKLQEEGYGEYLPLFEKSTQ is encoded by the coding sequence ATGAAAAAAATACATATTCTCCTTCTCGCTATGACGTTGCTGGTTTCTAAGTCGATTCTTGCCGAGGACAATGAAAAAAAAGGGTTTGATGCCAAGACCTTTATTAAACCCAATCCACAAGAAATAAGCACCAGGCTTACCCCTCGGCAATATGAGGTAACCCAGGAAGATGGCACAGAGCCACCTTTTAACAATGCCTATTGGGATAATAAAGAACCTGGAATCTATGTAGATATCATTTCCGGGGAACCTCTTTTTAGTTCAACGGATAAATATTCCTCGGGAACAGGTTGGCCAAGTTTTACCAAACCTCTTAATAAAAAATATATTATCACCGAAGAAGATTGGTCTTTTTTCATAAAAAGGACTGAGGTGAGATCAAAATATGCCGATTCTCATTTAGGCCATGTTTTTAATGATGGCCCCCCTCCGACAGGGCTGCGCTACTGTATCAACTCTGCAGCGCTTCGGTTTATTCCAGTGGAAAAATTGCAGGAAGAAGGTTATGGGGAATATTTACCCCTCTTTGAAAAAAGCACTCAATGA
- a CDS encoding AIR synthase family protein has protein sequence MEKFFPVGKLPAPLLARLLAKAPVEDPAVLLGPGIGLDCAVVAVGETLLVYKSDPITFTTDKIGDYLVQVNVNDIATTGAVPRWFMVTLLLPEGRTTVDSVETIIDQIYAACRHINVAVIGGHTEITQGLERPIGVGTMIGEVSRDHLITPRGAAPHDRILLTKGVPIEATAILAREFPGMLEGTLSRVELEQAQNFLHDPGICVLRDAQVALQAGRVTAMHDPTEGGVATALWELAEASGCSLYIDPAVVVVPPLAARICQALELDPLAAIASGALLLTVPPEEAAAICSALKEEGIPCTEIGEVQVGAPSVWCKTPTERALLPRPKQDEIARQQNTRCYF, from the coding sequence ATGGAGAAGTTTTTTCCTGTTGGTAAGCTACCTGCCCCCTTGTTAGCACGTCTTTTGGCCAAGGCTCCAGTAGAGGATCCAGCGGTATTGCTGGGGCCTGGAATTGGGCTAGATTGTGCAGTGGTTGCCGTGGGGGAAACGCTCCTGGTCTATAAGTCTGATCCTATCACCTTCACGACGGATAAAATTGGTGATTATTTAGTTCAAGTTAATGTCAATGATATTGCTACCACCGGCGCAGTACCCCGTTGGTTCATGGTTACCCTGTTACTCCCTGAAGGGAGAACGACTGTTGATTCTGTGGAAACCATCATAGACCAGATTTACGCCGCATGCCGTCACATAAATGTGGCAGTGATTGGGGGGCATACTGAAATTACTCAGGGTCTAGAACGCCCTATTGGGGTGGGGACTATGATTGGCGAGGTCAGTCGAGATCATCTCATTACTCCCCGCGGCGCGGCCCCCCATGATCGGATTTTGCTGACTAAAGGAGTGCCTATTGAAGCCACTGCGATTCTGGCTCGGGAATTTCCTGGGATGCTGGAAGGTACATTGAGCAGAGTTGAGCTTGAGCAGGCGCAGAATTTTCTCCATGATCCGGGTATTTGTGTACTCCGTGATGCGCAAGTGGCTCTCCAGGCGGGAAGGGTTACTGCCATGCATGATCCCACTGAGGGAGGGGTGGCCACAGCTCTTTGGGAATTAGCCGAGGCAAGTGGTTGTTCACTTTATATTGATCCTGCAGTGGTGGTGGTGCCTCCTCTTGCCGCGCGGATATGCCAGGCTTTAGAGTTGGATCCTCTTGCTGCCATCGCTTCGGGGGCATTGCTATTGACGGTGCCGCCTGAAGAGGCCGCCGCTATTTGTTCTGCGTTAAAGGAGGAGGGTATCCCTTGCACTGAGATTGGCGAAGTCCAAGTAGGTGCTCCCTCGGTATGGTGCAAAACACCTACCGAGCGCGCACTGCTACCTCGTCCTAAGCAAGATGAGATTGCGCGTCAGCAGAATACCCGCTGCTATTTTTAA